The stretch of DNA aaacgtacccaagactgacactggttgaatagtcttgcacaccacctaagtatctatttccattcttctatccattgacaatagctccattgacaatatctccattgggctgaactgcatatcatagttcataGGAGTCTCTTTCtcattgtcatgtttgtcacccaggatgagattcacgtacgctatgactagttttatcgtttcacgcattattaaaaaagaactcgccaagtaaacgagaggaagaaactcCTCAAAACAACAagaggaaaaacacaaaaactggaaacaaaattaaaccaataaaacaaagcaaagggaAAAACAGTGCGAAAATAAGAGAGTAACGACTGGTAGCGGTGGAGGGAGGAGAAAACAGTGAATACAGAAAAGACAATGAAGATGGACGCGGCCTGAGGTGGAGATAACAGCAGGGGAAGACGATTGGACGCCGCCTCCGATCCGCTTACTTCACGGAGGCGGCAGCcatgaagaaaacaaaagaggAGAAAACTTAGTCCACATGAGAGTCATTcttaggccttcctcaatagtggtGGGTTTTTTTGGAGATTTTgcaggtgtgattaggaaagagaaaatgagtgtggaggaaaaaaagaaaaggaaaacaaaaaacaaattacaaaactaaaaaaattaatttacgaACCCAGGCGGGCGCATGACTTGCGCCTCACGTTTTTCCCACAGCTGGGCCCCTTGTTATTACATATTTCTCCTGTGTCTGGTTGAGGGGGAATTCCTTCATTATCACAAtcttgtcttgttattacatATTTCTCCTGTGTAATAGCATTACACTTGACTTAATACAACTATTGTCTCTTACTTATCAACATTTTGTCCTTTTTTACATTGCTTACCTTTCGTCTATACATCATTATCCTATAACTTGTCATATCCATAACCTTTTTGGGTTAATTGATTCGGACCCATGTCAATATGATACATCAACTACATTCCACATTTCTTGTTCATGCCTCCACAATTTACAAGGAGACAAGAAAAAGACTAGATTAACCACTACAATTAGTTTtaaccatggttgaaaaaatcgctaggcgctccctaggcgctcggggagcgcctagcgcctaggacgcctagccgaggattaatcggcgcctaggcgcccgtgtattttttttattttattctttatttttaaaatttttttaaagtatttttaattttttaaagactaataattataaattatataatactttaatatttaatactaaaatattaaatattaacctaaaaaatatctaaagtttgtacaatttaggattatttcgctcaaaacgatattgttttgaatgaaataacttattaaaaaaaaaaaaagaacaatagttaatcgaccgactagaacgCCTAGTCGGTCttgtcgacgcctaggcggtcagcgcctaagcggcctaggcggtgctttggcggcctaggcagagcttaggcggcctaggcggtcgcctagccggccagtcgcctagaccaccatttaatgtgatacgctaggcggtcgaccagcgcctagcgcctaggcggggattaatcggcgcctagacgagatttttgcaacactggtttTAACTAAATTACATATGTTGTAAATATAACTATTTTGTGGCCATTATCCCGGGTTCCCGCTTCCATGATTTCTACAGTTTTCATGttattgtatatgtatatataacaattgttaTCTAATGAGAATATGGGGCTGAGCAGTTTCTGGTTTTTTGCGtcttcttagtttttctttcttttcattctCCTTTGTATAATTCTAAACATAAGATTGATACaagaatatacaaaaattactaagGTCATTAGCACGAGTGCTCTATATTTCTTGAAATTATTATATGTAATTTCCAATGATACCGAGGTGAGGAGAAGATATTGAGAGACAATCGAAGAAATAACTATAATCATTATTGAAGCTTAACGGATTAGAGTTTGATTTGAAGAGGGAGCATCGAACAGCTCTTCAAGATTCACAATTGTCGTCCTCATCGTAGTCTTTGGTAAAATCGCAAAAAATAGTTAAGATGGATAAGAATGAGGGGAGATTCAAGCACCTAGGGTTCGTGAGAGTCTTTACCACCAACGCTATCGATCTAATCTCAAATCTCTACAAATATGCAAAGCAGAACTCGAGACCTCAGAAATTGACAGTCTGTATGGTGGAAAATGTGGTGACGATTGTAGTTAGGCCGACCTGTTTacgaacaaaaaatcaaggatGTCCCCGATTATGTCCTTGTTTTGCTCGACTAGAAAGAAGCTCAAGTTGTGGGTCCAGGCGCAACTATGCACCTTGCCCGTACAATGTTCAAACAATATGAATTACGTCTGTCAACTGGCAGTGCTAtaggttgttatgccatggacccgggtccaccttacaaggtggattcgagtccatgttcataatttcataactctatgttcacaatttcataactccatgttcataattttataactttatgttcacagtttcataatttcatgttcacaatttcatagctctacgttcacaatttcataactctatgttcacaattttataactctatgttcacaatttcataactctatgtttgATAGTATCAAAAGTCTATGTTCAACTGTATAacacaaattttgaatctatataacaaaattatgaatatagagttcaaaagttgtgaaCATTGAGTAAtgtatattgagatttgaaattatgaacatagagttctaaatttgtgaacatagagttctaaatgtGTGAACATAAACCCAGGTcgacattgcaaggtggactcgggtccatagcataatttgcccagtGCTATGGTACCACGTAAACTTTTCCCCGACCTAGCATGGCATGGCATAGCATAACAGAGATAGTCTATGTCCCTTGAATTGGTTCCTCATGTTCAGTACCTTCCTAAGGACTAAGGAGAAAACACTTCTTGGTGCCTTCATTGTGCTTTACGCAATAGCAGGATTAAAATTCTCCATAATTTCCAGTATCATCATTGTCTATGATCGTTTCTTCATCGTCAATCAACACTTCGGCGAAAAATTGCAACAACTCATCCTAAACCTAGCTCATTGCGATGAGAAGAAGTTTGAGTGTCCTGATAGGAAAATCTCAATGATGACACATTATTCATATGCAAGAATTGGATTATTGGAGACTAGAAGTCCTCGTTACACTTAGTCTCGACAGTGACAAAGAATCAGGTTCCTTTGTTCAATTTGTTTCTCAAATTTTACTTAGAAATATCTGTTTAGCACTAGAtgtgatttaatttaattgcacAGTCCGTAATGCAAAACCTTAGGGAGAAACTAGGACACTTCTTAATTTGCAATCCGTGTTAGCTAGTTTGCATGATCCTCTGTAGTGTCTCAAAGTGCTCTGTATAGaaacttggaattgaaattcatggTACTACTGAATTAAATAGGATTTGGTCCAAGTTCATGATAATGCCTCGTTAAATGATGTGGTATATTCACatgttcatattttttttgtctcGTTAAAAAGGATTTATTGAGTTGTTTTGGTGGTAACAATCATTAGCTATAGACTTTGAAGTGAACTTCTAGAATATATTATCAAGAGTATAGTATGTGGTATTTTATTCTTGGGTTTCACATTATAAAATAATGACATGATTTTTTTAGGTTGCATCTATTGTTGCTTTACcttgatttattttttgtgatAACAATTAGATAATATGGGCCTAAATAGTGTGATCTATCTCACATTCTATGTTTTAAGTAGAGTTACCGCATgaatattgaatataattttgCCCAAAAGGCGAATATAATGCCAATGATTTCACATCTTATACATGAAACTATAGCTAGGCCTCTTACCATGATAATAGTCTCCTTGCTGACTTATACTGCTACATGTGGTTTTGGTATATGAGCATGTATCACACTGCCCTACAGAAAAAATAGcattgttttctattttgataTATGCagacttaaaaaaattagttgtttacgcATTATAATGTAGGAGGAAATGTACCTCTTCATCATGGAGGACAATTGCTTTGCTCTTGATTTCATAAGAACCTTTCCTTTCAATCACTATGTATTGCCGGACCACCCTTTCCTTGATAGGCATTTATTTTTGAAGGTTGATACATCGCAAGCAAGAACGTACACACCCATGCTGGAAGAGAACTGtgaattttgaagaaatttCTGGGTTATCGTTAGTTTGAATCGATAATTATACCTGTATTATATAGGCTTTAGTTGTGTGTATATGTAAGAGTTCTGAACTTATATTAATTCCCATAGTATTAATTGCTGTCGTCGATTCGATcgattcgtttttttttttcttctaaaaggTTCAATCCCAAATACCATGCCCCAACAAAAcatttgggaggatgtaaatcatgataattcaACTGAACTCCAGAGACTAGACCTTTGCTCACTGCGTACAAGAagccccctcactttgagaggttgctcccataCTATCGTTAGTGTGACTTgtggatgttttttttttttttgaaataaactCGTCCATGTTCTCTTCTcccatttttttaaacaaacgTTTTGCTGCTATTAATTTAGGGCAGCAATTAATACTCTTTCTTTTCCAATGTCTACCGTCTCCGTTTAATACTCATTTTACCCGCAAAACGGCACTGTTTCAGCATGGGCGGGAATTCTGGCCAAATATGCATTAACTACTCCCTTCTGGCTTTTTTATAATAGATAATAGAGAATAGAGATGTGTTACCAGTTGCTTGTGCTCGATGTAATGATGAAAATAAGCAGCAAGTCACCGTAAAACGCAGGTGTCGTGGGCGGGCGGGTACTGGTTCGAATTgcatataatattcatatatggaactgtaatttaaaaagttgaaaCCCCTCTGTTCTAGTCACAGTAGTCAGTCACCGGAAATTTGGAACCGATCGGCAGAACGCACGGCAATGACCAAGACGAAGGGTCGGAGTAGCCCTACTCCTAGGAAATCAAAGTTTTCTTCCTTGGAATTCACAGCAGAAGATGAACGAGTCGATAAGGATTCGAGGATCACACTCTGCAAatttaagaaaaggaaaagcccACAAGAACATTCCCCTATCAACAAATACACTTCCCTGAAGTCCTGTAcgtttcatttatttttacattttgttttggtaaaaaaatcCCTTAGTATGACATGTGGCCTTCCtgaaatttgattaattccGAGAAATTTCGTCAATATTATGTTTATTAGTTGCGATGAAGTTGATGAGGTTCACGGTATGCAGCTTTCTATTCCTGATTGCATTATATGGATCAGTTTTCTAAGTTTTAGATGTATTGGTGGGTCTCGATCTTGGCAGCTATATGCTGTAGTCTGAATATGGAGCTTTTATTGTTTGAATGTTTAGCTTGCTGTTTTGGATAATTTTGTTTCATAGATAATGTACGTTCATTAGTGCTgctttttagtttaattatttttttcttagttGCCAGAGCAGTAAAAAATATACTAAATGAGTTTGTGGATGAACTTGTTGATACTCGTTCTAGTGGTGGGCCTATGGATGCGGGAATCATCAAGTCCCATACTGTTGCTTCATCCGGTTCTTCTGGCTGTAAGCCTTCAGAGCACAATCGCACCGAATATCATGGTTCAGAGTTTTCATCTCTTGCAACTACAACCAGTTCAGCAAGACTTTCAGGCATTGTGACTGATGATAAACATCTGTACTCACGTCCTCCTCTAATCCCAGCTGATGCAAGTAGATTTTTCATTCCTGTCATCTGCATTGATTTACATATTATTGCCGTGTGTCTATGAGTACTTATAATTGCtcttgttttaaatattttgtagaACGAGCCAGTTGTTGTAGATTCAGATGATGAACCTGTGATTGAACTGAGATCGCCAAATTCTCCTTCCATTGTTCAGCTTCAGGGTTGGTTTTCCTCATACAATCATTCATGTAAGGTTTAATTGCTTATTCAAGTAACCCCTTTTAAATCCAGTGTTTGTGCTGCTGCAGGTTTACCAGATGAACATGTATTGAAGTACAGCTCCAATGTACATGATACTGTAAGCTTTATACTATAAGCTTTACATATTATTGCTGTGTGTCTATGAGTACTTATAATTGctcttatttaaatattttgtagaATGAGCCAGTTGTTGTAGATTCAGATGATGGCCCGGTGATTGAACTGAGATCGCCAAAATCTCCTTCCATTGCTCAGCTTCAGGGTTTGTTTTCCTCATACAATAATTCATGTAAGGTTTACTTGCTTATTCAAGTAACCCCTTTTAAATCCATAGTTTGTGCTAATCCAGGTTTACCAGATGAACATGTATTGAAGTACAGCTCCAATGTACATGATACTGTAAGCTTTACACTGTAAGCTTCACATATTATTGCCGTGTGTCTATGAGAACTTATAATTGCTcttgtttaaatattttgtagAATGAGCCAGTTGTTGTTGATTCAGATGATGAACCTGTGATTGAACTGAGATCATCAAAATCTCCTTCCATTGTTCAGCTTCAGGGTTTGTTTTCCTCATACAGTCATTCATGTAAGGTTTACTTGCTTATTCAAGTAACCCCTTTTAAATCCAGTGTTTGTGCTGCTGCAGGTTTACCAGATGAACATATATTGATGCACAGCTCCAATGTACATGATTCTGTAAGCTTTATACTGtaacatttacatattattgcTGTGTGTCTATGAGTACTTATAATTGCTcttgtttaaatattttgtagAATGAGCCAGTTGTAGATTTAGATGATGACCCTGTGATTGTACTGAGATTGCCAAAATATCCTTCAATTGTTCAGCTTCAGGGTTGGTTTTCCTCATACAATCATTCATGTAAGGTTTACTTGCTTATTCAAGTAACCCCTTTTAAATCCAGTGTTTGTGCTGCTGCAGGTTTACCAGATGAACATGTCTTGAAGTACAGCTCCAATGTACATGATACTGTAAGCTTTACATATTATTGCTGTTTCACCTGTTTGTTTATGAGTACTTATAATTGctcttgtttatatattttgtagaatGAGCCAGTTGTAGATTCAGATGATGACCCTGTGATTGAACTGAGATCGCCAAAATCTCCTTCCATTGTTCAGCTTCAGGGTTGGTTTTCCTCTTACAATCATTCATGTAATGTTTACTTGCTTATTCAAGTAACTTCTTTTAAATCCATAGTTTTTGCTGTTGCAGGTTTACCAGATGAACGTGTATTGAAATACAGCTCCAATGTACATGATACTGTAAGCTTTATACTGTACCTCTTAACTTCTTGGTAACATACAGATACTATAGATACTAGGTGGATTACTATTTTCTATGCAGATTTGGGCTTTcgatattttatttgtttattacatCTTTCTCTTGTTAGGCAAGGTCCTTTTTCATGAACATTTTGCTATGATTTACAGGAAGCTTTGGTAGTCGTTATCCCTGATCATATCATATACAGGAAGCTTTGGTCCACAAGTTCCTGTTTGTCATTTTCTCCCAAATGCATTAAGCTTGAGGGTTTACCCAATTCTGAGACAATGCCTTCGACATTTAAGTGGAAGGTTTCTGCTGTTGTTGACATTCAGTCTGTGTGGATTGATAGCGTGAGTTTCAGTGGCCTTCCCTTCGTTCACATGATCCTATTCTTGTTTTCAGTAGGGAATGGGCGTTTAATTTTTAATCAGTTCAAGTTTCCTTGACAATGCTAGATAAAAACAGCTGATGTGACAATTCGCCTGATAGCGAAGACACGGAGAAGTAGAGGTCAGTAATGTCAAAACAATCCCCCTTTCCTTGGTCATGCTCAAACATGTGAGGATTCAAAAAAGATGATTTTTTGCCTGCTTGGGAAAAAGAATTTTCATTGCTTTATTTGAATCATTTTAAACTAAGGGTCCGTTtagaaacccgaaaaatgacttccggaagtcattttaagTGTTTGAGAAAAAGAGGAGCAATGCTTCTTTTCTACCATTTCTTTAACTTGCTGACATTTTCTGGCAGTGAAGCAAATGTTTTCTACTTGAGGTGCTACCATGTTGTTTTTATTTGGTAGCTTGTGTACCCTTCAATATCTTGATATCAAGTTTCCATTTAGAAATGTGAACAATAATATTTTCAGTTAAGTCTTTCCTGCAGTTAATTGGATGGGAGGTGTATGGATCAACTAGGTTATCATAATGATGCTTACTAGTTAGGCCAACAGCTTGAGAAGAAATTATGTTAATGCCAAAAAGTAATTACATAATgctatttaaaaagaaaaagaaaaggagaatgtTATTCCGATAAGTTTCATACTTGTTGATCTGAAACCTTGGTGTTTCTAGTTGTTAGGATCTTGCGCTTTGCTGTTTCTGATCCTGATTGGTCTGACAAACAAGAAGCAATTCAATCACTAGACTTCAGATATAAGGACAGATGGAGAACTGCTGGATGAGTTACTTTTAAATgctttacaaaatattttattttcgggtgagtttattttccttttttcttaatatttcatCTTTTAAAAGTTCTagcattttcttaatttaacaGGCAGTGCTCCAAAACAACTGATATCAGTatgaaaatattactttttttgtcaataaatcTAGCTTTACTTTAAGTGTTTGTCAATCAACATGTACTGCTTCGAGCATCTTTATCATTTTATAGCATATTGCTTTTCTTTCACTATATAGAACTTCTATGAGCAATGGAAGtatctctgttttttttttttttcagggtAGAGACCGTTGGGAGTGAACTATTTTTGGAGCAGGAAAGGTCTTCTCCTTCAAGCACTTCTTTTCCCATGTAAATAAAAGGCCAATTACCTAGTTTGTGTACCTCTCTTGTGATTTGAGAATTAAATTGAATTCAGCTATGATTTGATGTTATAGCTGTTAAGGGTGATTATTGGTCACTGGTAATATGCAACATACCAGAAGATTGAGAATTTGTGAGTTTGGTCTATTTCTTAGGGCCAACAAGCAAACAATCATGATGCTTCCTTGTAGCTCTTGGCAAAGTTATTTTAGCCCTATTTGATgacatagttagtttatcagcaattttgacttatttaatcactattatCTGTTTGACTTGGGTAATCACTTATTTTGGTCCTATTTGATAATATTGTGCATTTTTGAACAATGTGTAGTGTATTTTTTCAtatctagtggtgtgtttttggtgatgtgtacctaataatgcatatttgtgtgttgcatttcttaacattgagtggtgtaaaccgcaccgttcgcacgggaaggcgcagcCACACGAACTctactttgtatatatatatatatatttggtaaaGTTGAAGCATGATAATGAAATTTGTAAACACCACAaaattagattttaaaaaaaaaaagagaaaaaaaacagGAGCATATTAAAGTTATTAATTTTGAGATGATTTGTGTCATTAATTACGCAAATCTAAAGGCTTCACGCGACATTATACGGATGCATCGCAACTGCCCCTTTGCCTTCTTGGCCCGTGATTCCGTGAATATCTAGCACCCTTTGACCATTGACTCATTGAGCAtacattcaaaaataaatttctttaaaaaaatatatgattaaCCCAATCAAGTTAGTTAGACTATTAACTTGGTATTTGGTGCGCACAAGATTACATGTTTGACTTTTAACGGAAGCTACCTACTGACCATTTGACTTACTTGATTTGAGTTGGACAACTATTGACAACCTAAACTGATTTGCCTGTTAGAGTCACAATATAGGGTTTATCTAATGCCTAATAGTAATTGTAGTTTCCTtttacacaaaagaaaaaaattcaaaattaatatatcgtattattaataattgaatacttcattatcatttatatattaatattaatagaaataagattcaaattggtcactgaacgtaacttgaaagtgcaattaggcaaTTGAAGTCCGACGGTATAGCAGTCCTTGTCGATGAAGAGAAGGCCGGTGGAGCTTGGTAGCGGCAGTATTGGAAGTCCGACGTAGCGACAGAACTAGAAAATTGATTGAGTGGGGGAGAAATTTAAATTACgttagaaatgtcaatgacaaaatatcaaacaaccataataaggttaaaatataaaatacattataaattacaatataatgttttcGATAGATTACATGATAATTAGGGTCGGAGCAAAAAATATACTTAGTGgatgaaaatgtgaaaatatttataacaaaatatgaaacataattaattaaataaaataatttgaataacaatatattttttaattttaatttttaaggtagactaaaaaatatttaatttatcttgtgaaaaaataaaag from Ipomoea triloba cultivar NCNSP0323 chromosome 7, ASM357664v1 encodes:
- the LOC116024646 gene encoding uncharacterized protein LOC116024646; translated protein: MTKTKGRSSPTPRKSKFSSLEFTAEDERVDKDSRITLCKFKKRKSPQEHSPINKYTSLKSLVGLWMRESSSPILLLHPVLLAVSLQSTIAPNIMVQSFHLLQLQPVQQDFQAL
- the LOC116024298 gene encoding uncharacterized protein LOC116024298, with translation MQNEPVVVDSDDEPVIELRSPNSPSIVQLQGLPDEHVLKYSSNVHDTNEPVVVDSDDGPVIELRSPKSPSIAQLQGLPDEHVLKYSSNVHDTNEPVVVDSDDEPVIELRSSKSPSIVQLQGLPDEHILMHSSNVHDSNEPVVDLDDDPVIVLRLPKYPSIVQLQGLPDEHVLKYSSNVHDTNEPVVDSDDDPVIELRSPKSPSIVQLQGLPDERVLKYSSNVHDTEALVVVIPDHIIYRKLWSTSSCLSFSPKCIKLEGLPNSETMPSTFKWKVSAVVDIQSVWIDSIKTADVTIRLIAKTRRSRVVRILRFAVSDPDWSDKQEAIQSLDFRYKDRWRTAG